A region from the Arachis ipaensis cultivar K30076 chromosome B01, Araip1.1, whole genome shotgun sequence genome encodes:
- the LOC107614750 gene encoding receptor-like protein kinase ANXUR1 — translation MRPHSRYPFSLIIFSIILILITTTRTEEPAAKSFLISCGSSTGGTDSNGRTWLPDSKYFTTPSSIDTKNSTAKQQDPSLPSQIPYMSARIFTSSSSTFRFPVSSNTRHYIRLHFYPSAYDSSLDPNNSYFSVDANGFTLLNNFSAYLTAKALTKAYFIKEYSLVAAESGKLSITFTPCSKRHGSYAFINGIEVIAIPDLFTQPPPLVSTHQSISVANSSLQTMIRLNVGGQYISPDRDSGGLSRTWYDDSTYLFAAALGVTAVADKNLTIQYYSDLPEYIAPKDVYATARTMGPDNRVNLNYNLSWVFQVDANFTYIVRLHFCELFFTRNNQRKFNIYVNNQTALEGADVYEWTQSKGAPIYQDFATFVVDVPGVDDQELWVELHPAVKTKPQYYDAILNGLEIFKINDSNGNLAGKNPTPSKLLLDSEAKKGNKKHNNLAAIIATGLVLLVAALCLLVYLRKKRKGDRNETVLGNWLAIHDSPNTTTECGHHKSGAGCSISTQGLLCENFSMEEIKLATNNFDESKVIGVGGFGKVYKGVIRGVKEVAVKRSNPSSNQGINEFQNEIYMLSKLRHRHLVSLIGFCQEDGEMILIYDYMANGTLQQHLYKSNKPSLPWNQRLEICIGAARGLHYLHTGAKFTIIHRDVKTTNILLDESWVAKVSDFGLSKTGPNMNQTHVSTMVKGSFGYFDPEYFRRQQLTEKSDVYSFGVVLFEVLCGRQALDPTLPTEQVSLADWALMNLEKGSLEDIIDTRLQGKISIDCLNKFAEIAEKCLSDNGLERPSMGDVLWTLELALQLQKNADAGKLEEKKKEKANDDSCILFDDSNYFHNKIAMATGR, via the coding sequence ATGAGGCCTCATTCTCGGTACCCGTTTTCTCtcatcattttctccatcatcTTAATCTTAATCACAACCACAAGAACTGAAGAACCAGCTGCGAAATCCTTCTTAATCTCATGCGGTTCTTCCACCGGTGGAACAGATTCTAACGGAAGAACATGGTTGCCAGATTCCAAGTACTTCACAACACCTTCTTCCATTGACACAAAGAATTCAACAGCAAAACAACAAGACCCTTCTCTTCCTTCACAAATACCATACATGTCTGCAAGGATCTTCACTTCTTCTTCATCAACTTTCCGGTTCCCTGTTTCATCAAACACACGACACTATATCCGACTCCACTTTTACCCTTCCGCCTACGATTCTTCTCTTGATCCAAACAACTCATACTTCTCCGTCGACGCAAATGGCTTCACTCTGCTCAACAATTTCAGTGCCTACCTCACAGCAAAAGCTCTCACAAAAGCCTACTTCATCAAGGAGTATTCTCTCGTCGCTGCAGAATCAGGTAAACTCAGCATCACGTTCACACCGTGTTCCAAACGCCATGGATCATACGCTTTCATCAATGGCATTGAAGTTATTGCTATCCCTGACTTGTTCACTCAACCACCACCTCTGGTTTCAACTCACCAATCGATTTCTGTTGCCAACTCGTCGTTGCAAACCATGATTCGGTTGAACGTTGGTGGACAATACATTTCACCCGACAGAGATTCCGGTGGTCTTAGCAGAACATGGTACGATGATTCAACTTACTTGTTCGCCGCAGCCTTAGGTGTCACTGCTGTGGCGGATAAGAATCTTACGATTCAATACTATTCCGATCTTCCAGAATACATTGCTCCTAAGGATGTTTACGCCACCGCAAGAACAATGGGTCCTGATAATCGAGTGAATCTGAATTATAACCTCAGTTGGGTTTTTCAGGTTGATGCAAATTTCACCTACATTGTGAGGCTCCATTTTTGTGAGCTGTTTTTCACCCGAAATAATCAAAGAAAGTTTAACATTTACGTTAACAACCAAACTGCACTGGAGGGTGCTGATGTTTATGAGTGGACTCAATCCAAAGGTGCTCCCATTTATCAAGATTTTGCCACTTTTGTTGTGGATGTACCTGGTGTTGATGATCAAGAATTGTGGGTGGAATTGCATCCCGCTGTCAAAACAAAGCCACAGTATTATGATGCAATTCTTAATGGATTGGAGATATTCAAGATCAATGACAGCAATGGAAACTTGGCAGGGAAAAATCCTACGCCATCAAAGTTGCTTCTTGATTCCGAAGCTAAGAAAGGTAACAAAAAACATAATAATCTTGCTGCAATCATTGCTACTGGATTGGTTCTTCTTGTTGCAGCTTTATGCTTACTTGTTTACCTTAGAAAGAAGAGAAAGGGTGATAGAAATGAAACTGTTCTTGGTAATTGGTTGGCCATACATGACTCGCCGAACACAACAACTGAATGTGGCCACCATAAGAGTGGTGCTGGTTGTAGTATTTCAACACAAGGCTTATTATGCGAAAACTTTTCAATGGAGGAGATTAAACTCGCTACAAACAACTTCGATGAATCAAAGGTCATTGGTGTTGGTGGATTTGGGAAGGTTTACAAGGGTGTCATACGAGGAGTGAAAGAAGTTGCTGTGAAAAGATCTAACCCATCTTCAAATCAAGGAATCAACGAGTTTCAGAATGAAATTTACATGCTTTCAAAGCTAAGACACAGGCATTTAGTCTCTCTAATTGGTTTTTGCCAAGAAGATGGCGAAATGATTCTAATTTATGATTACATGGCCAATGGAACTCTTCAGCAACACCTCTATAAGAGTAACAAGCCATCTTTGCCATGGAATCAAAGGCTTGAAATATGTATTGGAGCGGCCAGAGGGCTTCACTACCTTCACACCGGTGCCAAGTTCACCATAATTCACCGTGATGTTAAAACAACAAATATCCTTTTGGATGAAAGTTGGGTAGCAAAAGTATCTGATTTTGGTTTATCCAAAACTGGTCCAAACATGAATCAAACCCATGTCAGCACAATGGTGAAAGGTAGTTTCGGTTACTTTGATCCTGAATACTTCCGCAGGCAACAACTGACAGAGAAATCTGATGTTTACTCTTTTGGGGTGGTTCTGTTTGAGGTGTTATGTGGAAGACAAGCTCTTGATCCTACGTTGCCAACAGAGCAAGTTAGTTTAGCTGATTGGGCTTTGATGAACCTAGAGAAAGGTTCACTTGAAGATATCATTGACACTCGTCTGCAAGGGAAGATTAGCATTGATTGTTTGAATAAGTTTGCTGAGATTGCTGAGAAGTGTTTATCTGATAATGGGCTTGAACGTCCTTCAATGGGTGATGTACTGTGGACACTTGAGCTTGCACTTCAGCTGCAGAAGAATGCTGATGCGGGAAaacttgaagaaaagaaaaaagagaaggcaAATGATGACTCATGCATCTTGTTTGATGACTCAAATTATTTTCACAATAAAATTGCTATGGCAACAGGAAGATAA